One segment of Sandaracinaceae bacterium DNA contains the following:
- a CDS encoding putative metal-binding motif-containing protein, with protein sequence MRTLHFMRSLSLTALLGSSLLGGCTLTKLWDFPLGECEVSEDCLVLTDEDQPNSCQQYVCQLDVDEARRECVLVTDSEICDGADNDCDGVVDERAEGIPVVGQTSSIVRDGRATEVTTAPGAPEIVVWNTGTEQLFGRVESPSSTGAGVLSGAVPTYQTHTGETLVSTQLTNAGMGARCFRGDPTAAVNQCAGSRVAVANAGEAVVYAQVSTLGCAAGQLRLGVASPESPEAVVAIGPARRSNAYLGIQPVATSAFCSMNTTQACADAIAGISGTVVTACGLTQPAIAMNGPIGALAFLSAPATRSVCGAPDAVDVELLGVIARTGGAVPDRVEVTGEGQPETLGTTRSGSPPAVIALGEGFLVAFPDAAGDIAVYYVPAQVAPPTNTGAYTSGTLDSRTGIEIPALAGVTLVGTVTTGDAAANDVALAVSPVTGTETEALVGVTWLSACGAEGRVRFARLTLGLDAGSEPNAFTMDPIKSLDGPGLFRAPRIAYASRGFLAPDAQRGGVDVDGETGGWYIVWGGADSASAPMTSSTRDTAGTLYIDRVAAFDGEAVDGGGVITASATGVNDYDLATRVEDVAGVGPLERVFVRAATESALLGVPLTCH encoded by the coding sequence ATGCGCACGCTCCACTTCATGCGCAGCCTCTCGCTCACCGCCCTGCTCGGCAGCAGCCTGCTAGGGGGCTGCACCCTGACGAAGCTGTGGGACTTCCCACTCGGCGAGTGCGAGGTCAGCGAGGACTGCTTGGTGCTCACCGACGAAGACCAACCGAACAGCTGTCAGCAATACGTCTGCCAGCTCGACGTCGACGAAGCCCGGCGCGAGTGCGTGCTCGTCACGGACTCCGAGATCTGTGACGGCGCCGACAACGACTGCGACGGCGTGGTGGACGAGCGCGCGGAGGGCATCCCCGTGGTGGGGCAGACCAGCAGCATCGTGCGCGACGGCCGCGCCACCGAGGTGACCACGGCCCCAGGGGCCCCGGAGATCGTCGTGTGGAACACGGGCACCGAACAGCTCTTCGGGCGCGTGGAGAGTCCGAGCAGCACGGGCGCTGGCGTCCTCTCGGGGGCCGTCCCCACGTACCAGACGCACACCGGTGAGACCCTGGTCAGCACCCAGCTCACGAACGCCGGCATGGGCGCGCGCTGCTTCCGCGGAGACCCGACGGCTGCCGTGAACCAGTGTGCAGGCTCCCGCGTGGCGGTTGCCAACGCGGGCGAGGCCGTGGTCTATGCGCAGGTGTCCACCCTGGGCTGCGCGGCCGGGCAGCTGCGCCTCGGCGTGGCCAGCCCAGAGTCTCCCGAGGCCGTCGTGGCCATCGGGCCCGCGCGCCGCTCCAACGCGTACCTCGGCATCCAGCCCGTGGCCACGTCGGCCTTCTGCTCCATGAACACCACCCAGGCCTGCGCCGACGCCATCGCGGGCATCTCGGGCACGGTGGTCACGGCCTGCGGGCTCACGCAGCCGGCCATCGCCATGAACGGCCCCATCGGCGCCCTGGCGTTCCTCTCGGCGCCGGCCACGCGCTCCGTGTGCGGCGCTCCCGATGCTGTCGATGTGGAGCTGCTGGGCGTCATCGCGCGCACGGGCGGTGCGGTGCCCGACCGCGTGGAAGTCACGGGCGAGGGGCAACCCGAGACGCTCGGGACCACGCGCTCCGGCTCTCCTCCCGCGGTCATCGCGCTGGGCGAGGGCTTCCTGGTGGCCTTCCCGGACGCCGCGGGCGACATCGCCGTGTACTACGTGCCGGCCCAGGTCGCGCCGCCCACCAACACCGGCGCCTACACGTCCGGCACGCTGGACTCGCGCACCGGCATCGAGATCCCCGCGCTCGCGGGCGTCACCCTGGTGGGCACGGTCACCACCGGCGACGCGGCCGCCAACGACGTGGCCCTCGCGGTCTCGCCGGTGACGGGCACCGAGACCGAGGCGCTGGTGGGCGTCACCTGGCTCTCCGCCTGCGGCGCGGAAGGGCGCGTACGCTTCGCGCGGCTCACGCTGGGCCTCGACGCGGGCAGCGAGCCCAACGCGTTCACCATGGACCCCATCAAGTCGCTGGACGGCCCCGGGCTTTTCCGGGCGCCACGCATCGCCTACGCCTCGCGCGGCTTCCTGGCCCCGGACGCACAGCGCGGCGGCGTGGACGTGGATGGCGAGACGGGCGGTTGGTACATCGTCTGGGGCGGCGCCGACAGCGCCTCCGCTCCCATGACCTCGTCCACGCGCGACACGGCGGGCACGCTCTACATCGACCGCGTCGCAGCGTTCGACGGTGAGGCAGTCGACGGCGGCGGCGTGATCACCGCTTCAGCGACGGGCGTCAACGACTACGACCTGGCCACGCGCGTGGAAGACGTGGCGGGCGTGGGCCCCCTCGAGCGGGTGTTCGTGCGGGCCGCGACGGAGAGCGCGCTCCTGGGCGTGCCGCTCACCTGCCACTGA
- a CDS encoding RNA polymerase sigma factor: MPEARSDEELMRAYCGGDRAAFDELFQRYAGLLLRVARRQLETEDQARDVVQETFVRLHAARHDFRQDARLRPWVMTIAMNLVREHWRRTKRRKTSLDDTLDARPGPVAEREPLETRQRADLLRRALGQLPASQREVVELHWLQERPFAEVAEIVGTSEGAVRVRAHRAYKTLKELLEPELGHD; the protein is encoded by the coding sequence ATGCCGGAAGCCAGGTCCGACGAGGAGCTGATGCGCGCTTACTGCGGTGGCGACCGTGCGGCGTTCGACGAGCTCTTCCAGCGCTACGCTGGGCTGCTGCTGCGCGTGGCGCGCCGTCAGCTCGAGACCGAGGACCAGGCGCGCGACGTGGTGCAGGAGACCTTCGTGCGGCTGCACGCGGCCCGGCACGACTTCCGGCAAGACGCGCGCTTGCGGCCCTGGGTGATGACCATCGCCATGAACCTGGTGCGTGAGCACTGGCGCCGCACCAAGCGCCGCAAGACCTCGCTGGACGACACGCTCGATGCGCGCCCGGGGCCCGTGGCCGAGCGCGAGCCGCTCGAGACGCGCCAGCGGGCCGACCTGCTGCGGCGAGCCCTCGGCCAGCTGCCGGCCTCGCAGCGGGAGGTGGTAGAGCTGCACTGGCTGCAGGAGCGGCCCTTCGCCGAGGTGGCCGAGATCGTGGGAACCAGCGAGGGCGCCGTAAGAGTTCGGGCCCATCGCGCATACAAGACCCTGAAGGAGCTCCTCGAGCCGGAGCTTGGCCATGACTGA
- a CDS encoding iron-containing alcohol dehydrogenase, with amino-acid sequence MISVWSFPTRVLFGAGAVERVGPEAARLGAKRAFIVSDEGVVAAGMVETVATRLGAVGIAHSVYSGISSNPLESEVLSAAEAYRSAGCDMIIGLGGGSPLDVAKLVRVAVTHPLPLAIYDDAVNGGEHIVNPLPAMIAIPTTAGTGSEVGRSGVLTIQATNRKTVIFAPSLIPNVAILDPLLTVALPPRTTAATGMDALTHCIEAYCALGDHPMADAIALEGVSLIAKHLVTAVHDGNDLAARGAMLKAAMMGAVAFQKGLGACHSLAHPLSAENGMHHGLANALCLPAVLDFNRGAVPLKIARLAGLLGARGEDKETLAFECAGAVRALRKKIGLPDGLDAADVAEAGLPRLAKLAFADGCHASNPRPCTEEDMLALYRASL; translated from the coding sequence ATGATCTCCGTCTGGAGCTTCCCCACGCGTGTCCTCTTCGGTGCCGGAGCGGTCGAGCGAGTCGGTCCCGAGGCCGCGCGCCTCGGCGCCAAGCGCGCCTTCATCGTGAGCGACGAGGGCGTCGTCGCCGCCGGCATGGTGGAGACGGTGGCCACCCGCCTGGGCGCCGTGGGCATCGCCCACTCCGTCTACAGCGGCATCTCGTCCAACCCGCTCGAGTCCGAGGTGCTCAGCGCGGCGGAGGCCTATCGCTCGGCCGGCTGCGACATGATCATCGGGCTCGGCGGCGGCAGCCCGCTCGACGTGGCCAAGCTGGTGCGCGTGGCCGTCACGCACCCGCTGCCGCTCGCCATCTACGACGACGCGGTCAACGGCGGCGAGCACATCGTGAACCCGCTGCCCGCCATGATCGCCATCCCCACCACGGCGGGCACCGGCAGCGAGGTGGGCCGCAGCGGCGTGCTCACCATTCAGGCCACCAACCGCAAGACGGTCATCTTCGCGCCGTCGCTCATCCCCAACGTGGCCATCCTGGACCCCCTGCTCACGGTGGCCCTGCCCCCCCGCACCACGGCGGCCACGGGCATGGACGCGCTCACGCACTGCATCGAGGCCTACTGCGCGCTCGGCGACCACCCCATGGCCGACGCCATCGCGCTCGAGGGCGTGTCGCTCATCGCCAAGCACCTGGTCACCGCCGTGCACGACGGCAACGACCTCGCCGCGCGCGGGGCCATGCTGAAGGCCGCCATGATGGGCGCCGTGGCGTTCCAGAAGGGCCTCGGCGCGTGCCACTCGCTGGCGCACCCGCTTTCGGCCGAGAACGGCATGCACCACGGCCTCGCCAACGCGCTGTGCCTGCCCGCCGTGCTGGACTTCAACCGCGGCGCCGTGCCGCTGAAGATCGCGCGCCTGGCTGGCCTGCTGGGCGCCCGCGGCGAAGACAAAGAGACGCTGGCCTTCGAGTGCGCCGGCGCCGTGCGCGCGCTGCGCAAGAAGATTGGCCTGCCCGACGGCCTCGACGCCGCCGACGTCGCCGAGGCCGGCCTGCCGCGCCTGGCCAAGCTGGCGTTCGCGGACGGCTGCCACGCCAGCAACCCGCGCCCATGCACCGAAGAGGACATGCTCGCGCTCTACCGGGCCTCGCTCTAG
- a CDS encoding glutathione S-transferase, which yields MRKLVALHYSPWSEKARWALDHHGVAYRYEEYKILLGEPKLRLATKNVRGKATVPVLFDGGEVLSECWDIAQRAEAVGRGSTLFPEGCREGIRRWHERGQDACALARVRLVDNIREDSDAMRAQIDAGVPRPLRSVMYPSSPLVMAWFARKHAGACPGDGAALRDACATLRAELRGRPYLYDGLTFADISMAVMLQFVEPVSDRFIPLDPRTRRAWQDPVLAREYTDLLEWRDGLYERHRLRSA from the coding sequence ATGAGAAAGCTGGTGGCGCTTCACTACTCGCCCTGGTCGGAGAAGGCGCGCTGGGCCCTCGACCATCACGGGGTCGCGTACCGCTACGAGGAGTACAAGATCCTGCTGGGCGAGCCCAAGCTGCGGCTGGCCACCAAGAACGTGCGCGGCAAGGCCACGGTCCCGGTGCTCTTCGACGGCGGTGAGGTGCTCTCCGAGTGCTGGGACATCGCGCAGCGCGCCGAGGCCGTGGGGCGCGGGTCCACGCTGTTCCCCGAGGGCTGCCGCGAGGGCATCCGGCGCTGGCACGAGCGTGGCCAAGACGCGTGCGCGCTGGCCCGGGTGCGCTTGGTGGACAACATCCGGGAAGACTCGGATGCCATGCGGGCGCAGATTGACGCGGGCGTCCCGCGCCCCCTGCGCAGCGTCATGTACCCGAGCTCGCCGCTGGTCATGGCCTGGTTCGCCCGCAAGCACGCGGGGGCTTGTCCTGGTGATGGCGCTGCCCTGCGCGACGCCTGCGCCACCCTGCGCGCGGAGCTCCGCGGCCGCCCCTATCTCTACGACGGGCTCACGTTCGCCGACATCTCCATGGCGGTCATGCTGCAGTTCGTGGAGCCGGTGTCCGACCGCTTCATCCCACTCGACCCGCGCACGCGCCGGGCATGGCAAGACCCCGTGCTGGCGCGCGAGTACACCGACCTGCTCGAGTGGCGCGACGGGCTGTACGAGCGGCATCGGCTGAGGTCGGCGTGA
- a CDS encoding PEGA domain-containing protein, giving the protein MLGTSGAAHADEVPVDQVVAPPEEAPAPTASDTALAEARERIGTGEQLFEMGNFNAALAEFERAGTLLEGHPMHYLVLYNIGQCYEQLFQYGRAMSYYQRYLDEGGADAEDAGEVRGKIQVLRSLLGTITVTVNTEHFVVWIDGQRVGEDETEFMVPGGTHQVEVRATGFEVERQEVQLPAREARALTFELAALAEEYEGTSPVLFYGSVGVAGAALVGGVALGIVARAARNRVDAANAAGGAQAITIATQAERDRIRGLSIGADVLFGTALLFGATALILGFTTNFGGDDDDEEEAASASRPRLYFDGTVARGGFDLRLGGSF; this is encoded by the coding sequence ATGTTGGGGACCAGCGGCGCAGCGCATGCGGACGAGGTGCCCGTCGATCAGGTGGTCGCGCCTCCAGAGGAAGCGCCCGCACCCACCGCGTCGGACACCGCCCTCGCCGAAGCCCGCGAGCGCATCGGCACGGGTGAGCAGTTGTTCGAGATGGGCAACTTCAACGCCGCGCTCGCCGAGTTCGAGCGCGCGGGCACCCTGCTAGAGGGCCACCCCATGCACTACCTGGTGCTCTACAACATCGGCCAGTGCTACGAGCAGCTGTTCCAGTACGGGCGCGCCATGTCGTACTACCAGCGCTACCTGGACGAGGGCGGCGCCGATGCGGAAGACGCCGGCGAGGTGCGCGGCAAGATCCAGGTGCTGCGCAGCCTGCTCGGGACCATCACGGTCACCGTCAACACCGAGCACTTCGTGGTTTGGATCGACGGGCAGCGCGTGGGCGAAGACGAGACCGAGTTCATGGTGCCCGGCGGCACGCACCAGGTGGAGGTGCGCGCCACGGGCTTCGAGGTGGAGCGCCAAGAGGTGCAGCTCCCTGCCCGCGAGGCGCGCGCGCTCACGTTCGAGCTGGCAGCGCTGGCCGAGGAGTACGAGGGCACCAGCCCCGTGCTCTTCTACGGCAGCGTGGGAGTCGCAGGGGCCGCCCTGGTCGGCGGGGTGGCGCTCGGCATCGTCGCGCGCGCCGCCCGCAACCGGGTGGACGCCGCCAACGCGGCCGGCGGGGCACAGGCCATCACCATCGCCACGCAGGCCGAGCGCGACCGCATCCGCGGCCTGTCCATCGGCGCCGACGTGCTCTTCGGCACGGCGCTGCTGTTCGGCGCCACGGCGCTCATCCTGGGGTTCACCACCAACTTCGGGGGTGATGACGATGACGAGGAAGAGGCAGCGTCGGCCTCCCGGCCACGGCTCTACTTCGACGGGACCGTGGCGCGCGGCGGCTTCGACCTGCGCCTCGGGGGGTCGTTCTGA
- a CDS encoding DUF721 domain-containing protein — translation MTQPPPPGNGLLPPRRITRKRKRRVGGLAMLGTALREVYPGKEQFDEALVFGGWNDAVPPRVALNAQPVRFQRGTLQVHVTSPVWAQELSFLKEDLLRQLRAKAPQLNVKDVRFRVGPLPEVARIPSLERPVPVPPPRRAALTPELQLALEFVPDEALREIIRETARVGLGRLEEHEARVKRAEEARERRRMEAARQEPRGPRRR, via the coding sequence ATGACGCAGCCGCCCCCACCCGGCAACGGACTGCTCCCGCCCCGACGCATCACGCGCAAGCGGAAGCGCCGGGTGGGTGGCCTGGCCATGCTGGGCACCGCCCTGCGCGAGGTCTACCCGGGCAAAGAGCAGTTCGACGAGGCACTGGTGTTCGGCGGCTGGAACGACGCCGTGCCCCCGCGCGTGGCACTGAACGCCCAGCCCGTGCGCTTTCAGCGGGGCACGCTGCAGGTGCACGTGACCAGCCCCGTGTGGGCGCAAGAGCTCAGCTTCCTGAAGGAAGACCTGCTGCGTCAGTTGCGCGCCAAGGCGCCTCAGCTGAACGTGAAGGACGTGCGGTTCCGCGTGGGGCCGCTGCCGGAGGTGGCGCGCATTCCGAGCCTGGAGCGGCCGGTTCCGGTGCCGCCGCCGAGGCGCGCGGCGCTGACCCCGGAGCTGCAGCTGGCGCTCGAGTTCGTGCCGGATGAAGCGCTGCGCGAGATCATCCGCGAGACGGCGCGCGTGGGGCTGGGGCGGCTGGAAGAGCACGAGGCGCGAGTGAAGCGGGCCGAGGAGGCGAGGGAGCGGCGGCGGATGGAGGCTGCGCGGCAGGAACCGCGGGGGCCACGGCGGCGCTAA
- a CDS encoding YkgJ family cysteine cluster protein, translating to MPDPKLPLVSAEAGKSAQIEPLLVRPGARYRCFGDGLCCMDIHMIGPIDQAEVDRVEGFLEGSAVWDEAYEEHALCTAADGGCVFLEADMRCRIHADHGPEQKPEGCRRFPIGLTATPYGGRVTTEHRCPCRTMGDRPLLEAEHAAPALCDDDGHLFEDRRVKRVRLTRKGKKVSFDQWLEVERPLLAELQKGKAPWSVLTAEPFPRLKRNTWKAVAQELIEARDGTRYGTASAWFGDAILVLQEGARPRTPGRPWAAAFERAQARATTQRLPRQVYADFIADAIWSLRFTEFTSFDLACADWATRLAIARHCEKEIRAQGESAERAAAEALTIIEVVGEAEAWRDVVSKNMRV from the coding sequence GTGCCCGACCCGAAGTTGCCCCTGGTGAGCGCCGAGGCGGGCAAGAGCGCCCAGATCGAGCCCCTGTTGGTCCGTCCGGGGGCGCGCTACCGCTGCTTCGGCGACGGGCTCTGCTGCATGGACATCCACATGATTGGGCCCATCGACCAGGCCGAGGTGGACCGCGTGGAGGGGTTCCTCGAGGGCTCCGCCGTGTGGGACGAGGCCTACGAAGAGCACGCCCTGTGCACCGCCGCCGACGGGGGCTGCGTGTTCCTCGAGGCGGACATGCGCTGCCGCATCCACGCGGATCACGGGCCGGAGCAGAAGCCCGAGGGCTGCCGCCGGTTCCCCATCGGCCTCACGGCCACCCCCTACGGCGGGCGCGTGACCACCGAGCACCGCTGCCCCTGCCGCACCATGGGTGACCGCCCGCTGCTCGAGGCCGAGCACGCTGCCCCGGCCCTGTGCGACGACGACGGCCACCTGTTCGAGGACCGCCGCGTCAAGCGCGTGCGCCTCACGCGCAAGGGCAAGAAGGTCTCGTTCGACCAGTGGCTCGAGGTGGAGCGCCCGCTGCTGGCCGAGCTGCAGAAGGGCAAGGCGCCCTGGAGCGTGCTCACGGCCGAGCCGTTCCCGCGGCTCAAGCGCAACACGTGGAAGGCCGTGGCCCAGGAGCTCATCGAGGCCCGCGACGGAACGCGCTACGGCACGGCCAGCGCATGGTTCGGGGACGCCATCCTGGTGCTCCAAGAGGGCGCTCGCCCGCGCACGCCGGGGCGGCCCTGGGCCGCGGCATTCGAGCGCGCGCAGGCGCGCGCCACCACCCAGCGCCTGCCGCGGCAGGTCTACGCCGATTTCATCGCCGACGCGATCTGGTCGCTGCGCTTCACCGAGTTCACCTCCTTCGACCTGGCGTGCGCCGACTGGGCCACGCGCCTGGCCATCGCGCGCCACTGCGAGAAGGAGATCCGCGCGCAGGGGGAGAGCGCCGAGCGGGCCGCCGCCGAGGCGCTCACCATCATCGAGGTGGTCGGCGAGGCCGAGGCCTGGCGCGACGTGGTGTCCAAGAACATGCGGGTGTGA
- a CDS encoding DUF2752 domain-containing protein has translation MGTHQQLGLPPCGFLVITGIPCPGCGLTTSFAHMVRGQFTGATYANPFGVMLFLVTFFTIPIAAVGLYRGTPVLDTLERLHAEKWAILLSVTSILVWVVRVARHMLG, from the coding sequence ATGGGCACCCACCAGCAGCTCGGCCTCCCGCCGTGCGGCTTCCTGGTGATCACGGGCATCCCCTGCCCCGGGTGCGGGCTCACCACGAGCTTCGCGCACATGGTCCGCGGTCAGTTCACCGGGGCTACGTACGCCAACCCCTTCGGCGTGATGCTCTTCCTGGTCACGTTCTTCACCATCCCCATCGCGGCGGTGGGCCTCTACCGCGGCACCCCCGTGCTGGACACGCTGGAGCGCCTGCACGCGGAGAAGTGGGCCATCCTGCTGTCGGTGACGTCGATCTTGGTGTGGGTGGTCCGCGTGGCGCGTCACATGCTGGGCTGA
- a CDS encoding DUF501 domain-containing protein: protein MARPRAGARVHRPARVARRAVRAASAEVGVTHPEPAGGARADDLAILGAQLGRPPRGAPEVARRCSLGLPVVVRMPPVLDSGEPFPTRYWLTCPLLHRRIARLEGAGEVRRMDQLLEDDSAVAEQMRAAHERYAAERDALVAADVAYPPLGGVAGIRVDDAGRAGVKCLHAHAADFLAGHANPVGERVALQTLPACCPTPCVAPRAAGEGWERAAAWSEPERELGTPE, encoded by the coding sequence ATGGCAAGACCCCGTGCTGGCGCGCGAGTACACCGACCTGCTCGAGTGGCGCGACGGGCTGTACGAGCGGCATCGGCTGAGGTCGGCGTGACGCATCCCGAGCCCGCGGGAGGTGCCCGCGCGGACGACCTTGCCATCCTTGGTGCCCAGCTGGGGCGCCCGCCGCGGGGTGCGCCCGAGGTCGCGCGGCGCTGCTCGCTCGGCCTGCCGGTCGTGGTGCGCATGCCGCCCGTGCTGGACTCGGGCGAGCCGTTCCCCACACGCTACTGGCTCACGTGCCCGCTGCTGCACCGGCGCATCGCGCGGCTCGAGGGCGCGGGCGAGGTGCGCCGCATGGACCAACTGCTCGAAGACGACAGCGCGGTGGCAGAGCAGATGCGCGCCGCCCACGAGCGCTACGCCGCCGAGCGTGACGCGCTGGTGGCCGCCGACGTCGCCTACCCGCCGCTGGGCGGCGTGGCCGGTATCCGCGTGGATGACGCTGGGCGTGCGGGGGTGAAGTGCCTGCACGCGCACGCCGCCGACTTCCTGGCAGGGCACGCGAACCCGGTGGGTGAGCGCGTGGCGCTGCAAACGCTGCCGGCGTGTTGCCCCACGCCGTGCGTGGCTCCGCGGGCTGCGGGCGAAGGCTGGGAGCGCGCGGCCGCCTGGAGCGAGCCGGAGCGGGAGCTGGGTACCCCGGAGTGA
- a CDS encoding bifunctional SulP family inorganic anion transporter/carbonic anhydrase produces the protein MKSLTLQYAGRDVMAGVVVYLVALPLCLGVALASGAPLASGIIAGVLGGIVVGLLSGSHTSVAGPAAGLTAVVAVQISQLGSFEAFLVAVVLAGVMQVALGIARAGFISSFFPNSVIKGLLAAIGVILILKQIPHLLGHDQDPEGEMSFQQPDGENSITELLAAFFDIQPGAVLISVLSILILVYWDKVKVLKQSPVPSALVVVLFGVAANAVMQATASPWVVTGSHLVQVPVSASVSDAAGLLAFPDWSILSNSAVYMAALTLAIVATLETLLNLDAVDQLDPEQRRSPPNRELVAQGVGNIVAGLIGGIPVTSVIVRSSVNINAGVKTKLSTVVHGVLLAGSVLLIPALLNTIPLAALAAILLVTGFKLAKPGLFKQMWADGLQQFLPFVFTVVVIVFTDLLVGVMIGLGVATMFILWSNLRRPVQRVVEKHASGDVVRIELANQVSFLNRAALENAMREVPRGGHLLIDARQTDYIDPDIVDLIRDFIAETGPALGVGVSCIGFKGTYEVLNTGINFEGYSTQAVQRSVSPADVLALLKVGNERFLTGTHLTRDLSHQMARTTQGQAPLAVVLSCIDSRAPVEQVFDVGIGDIFTVRIAGNVTSEKVLGSIEYACKVAGAKLIVVMGHTLCGAVTSAVTLKANGQTAAETTGCEHIDTLVGEIQACMHHVPDPATLADPELRAALVDEVAGLNVQRTIDVISTQSAALRALLEDGSIAIAGSMYDVGTGRVHFTA, from the coding sequence ATGAAGTCCCTGACCCTCCAGTACGCCGGCCGTGACGTCATGGCGGGCGTCGTCGTCTACCTCGTCGCGCTCCCTCTCTGCCTCGGTGTCGCCCTCGCGTCCGGTGCACCACTCGCCTCGGGCATCATCGCAGGCGTCCTCGGCGGCATCGTGGTCGGCCTGCTCAGCGGCTCGCACACCAGCGTGGCCGGTCCCGCCGCGGGCCTCACCGCGGTCGTGGCCGTGCAAATCTCGCAGCTCGGCTCCTTCGAGGCCTTCCTCGTGGCGGTGGTGCTGGCTGGCGTCATGCAGGTGGCGCTCGGCATCGCGCGCGCGGGCTTCATCAGCTCGTTCTTCCCCAACTCGGTCATCAAGGGCCTGCTCGCGGCGATTGGCGTCATCCTCATCCTGAAGCAGATCCCGCACCTCTTGGGCCACGACCAAGACCCCGAAGGTGAGATGTCGTTCCAGCAGCCCGACGGCGAGAACTCCATCACGGAGCTGCTGGCGGCGTTCTTCGACATTCAGCCCGGCGCGGTCCTCATCAGCGTGCTGTCCATCCTGATCCTGGTCTACTGGGACAAGGTCAAGGTGCTCAAGCAGAGCCCCGTCCCCTCCGCGCTGGTCGTGGTGCTCTTCGGTGTGGCTGCCAACGCGGTGATGCAGGCCACCGCCAGCCCCTGGGTGGTGACCGGGTCGCATCTGGTGCAGGTGCCCGTCTCGGCCAGCGTCTCCGACGCGGCAGGTCTGCTCGCCTTCCCGGACTGGTCCATCCTGAGCAACTCGGCGGTCTACATGGCCGCGCTCACGCTGGCCATCGTGGCCACGCTCGAGACGCTGCTCAACCTGGACGCCGTGGATCAACTCGACCCCGAGCAGCGCCGCTCGCCGCCCAACCGCGAGCTCGTGGCGCAGGGCGTGGGCAACATCGTGGCCGGCCTGATCGGCGGCATTCCGGTCACCAGCGTCATCGTGCGCAGCAGCGTGAACATCAACGCGGGCGTGAAGACCAAGCTCAGCACCGTGGTGCACGGCGTCCTGCTGGCGGGCTCGGTGCTGCTCATCCCGGCGCTGCTCAACACCATCCCGCTCGCCGCGCTGGCGGCCATCCTGCTGGTCACCGGCTTCAAGCTGGCGAAGCCAGGCCTGTTCAAGCAGATGTGGGCCGACGGCCTGCAGCAGTTCCTGCCGTTCGTCTTCACGGTGGTGGTCATCGTGTTCACCGACCTCTTGGTGGGCGTGATGATCGGGCTCGGGGTGGCCACCATGTTCATCCTCTGGAGCAACCTGCGCCGCCCCGTGCAGCGGGTGGTGGAGAAGCACGCCAGCGGAGATGTGGTGCGCATCGAGCTGGCCAACCAGGTCAGCTTCCTGAACCGCGCCGCGCTCGAGAACGCCATGCGTGAGGTCCCGCGCGGGGGGCACCTGCTCATCGACGCGCGCCAGACCGACTACATCGACCCGGACATCGTGGACCTCATCCGCGACTTCATCGCCGAGACCGGCCCTGCTCTCGGCGTGGGCGTGAGCTGCATCGGCTTCAAGGGCACGTACGAGGTGCTCAACACGGGCATCAACTTCGAGGGCTACTCCACGCAGGCGGTGCAGCGCTCGGTCTCACCCGCAGACGTCCTCGCGCTGCTCAAGGTGGGGAACGAGCGCTTCCTGACGGGCACGCACCTGACACGTGACCTCAGCCACCAGATGGCGCGCACCACGCAGGGTCAGGCGCCGCTGGCCGTGGTGCTCAGCTGCATCGACAGCCGCGCCCCCGTGGAGCAGGTCTTCGATGTGGGCATCGGCGACATCTTCACGGTGCGCATCGCCGGCAACGTCACGAGCGAGAAGGTGCTGGGCAGCATCGAGTACGCCTGCAAGGTGGCGGGCGCCAAGCTCATCGTGGTGATGGGTCACACGCTGTGCGGCGCGGTGACCTCGGCCGTCACGCTGAAGGCCAACGGGCAGACCGCCGCGGAGACCACGGGGTGCGAGCACATCGACACGCTAGTGGGTGAGATCCAGGCGTGCATGCACCACGTCCCGGACCCCGCGACGCTGGCCGACCCCGAGCTCCGAGCCGCGCTGGTGGACGAAGTGGCCGGGCTCAACGTGCAGCGCACCATCGATGTCATCTCCACACAGAGCGCCGCGCTCCGGGCGCTGCTGGAGGACGGCAGCATCGCCATCGCGGGCTCCATGTACGACGTGGGCACCGGCCGTGTGCACTTCACGGCCTGA